ccaccgggtggggccacctgccccggggggccacatgggctgtagggggtgcgccttggcctacatgggccaagggcaccagccccaagaggcccatgcgccaagagaagagaaaaaggggagagtcctaaagggggaaagcacctccgaggtgccttggggaggatggactcctccccacccttggccgcacccttccttggaggaaggggcaaggctgcgccctccccctctcccttggccctatatatagtggggaaaaggaggagcaaaccAATCTaaggcctggtgcctccctctccctcccgtgacacatctacctcctcccgcagcgcttagcgaagccctgttggaatcccgctacttccaccacgccgtcgtgctgctggatctccatcaacctctccctcctccttgctggatcaaggcgtgggagacgtctccgtaccgtacgtgtgttgaacgcggaggtgccgtcctttcggtacttgatcatcggtgatttgaatcacgacgagtacgactccatcaaccccgttctcttgaacgcttccgcttagcgatctacaagggtatgtagatgcactctccttcccctcgttgctggtttctccatagatagattttggtgacacgtaggaaaattttaaatttctgctacgttccccaacagggtggCCATCAGGTGAGGACGCGGCGGACGACGAAGAATTTGGGTCGGCCCGGACGCCAGCGGACACGATTTGAGTTTGAGTCGGCTCGTTGGGCCGtcacttttgtccgcgccgacctaAATGGATACGGACGGACGGAATGTGTCGCCGCATTAGAGTTGCTCTTAGCTGCCAGAAGGCCCATTGGTTGTCCGGGTGCGAATGGGTATCTTTAGGGTATCATGCGGCTTTTTTTAGTTCACCACATGAACTCGATTTTTAAAGCTGCTTGTCTAAGAAACAATATTTGTGTTCTCCTTGATTGCACATGGAAAAATGGCAATGCCTTGATTAGGTTCTGGTCACCTCAATGTCAGGATTTGTGATTGCTAACCGCACCTGGCGCATAGTAGTTTCTGGTTACCGAAGACAAAAAGCTTTCTTGTTATAGAAGACACAAAGCTTACAATGACGCAATGATTTTGGTAATTCTTTATTTAATGTTTAAATGGTGTTTTACGATCAAAGTGTGGAAATCTACGACTGGCTGAGAATGCAATCGACAAGCCCTTCATTGAGCGACCTTCAGACAGTCAAACAATGGTGGACTTCTAGTGAGGGTTGGCCTCGCTACTTCAGAAAGGAGACTAACTCCTTACATAtgctcatatgttcggagatttggAATGAGCAACACTCTCGGGTTTTTCGTGACAAGGCCTCCGTACCGACGAGGGTGGCTGCGGTCTGCACGTtgcaggaggaagcggagcgaCTCCTTCGCGAGTGTTAGTCAACGGTCGGGCATGGCTGCCGCGTCCTTGCACCCTTCCGCCGCTAGAAGGACAGTGACGACGACGATGACTATGGTGGTGTTGCCGGCCAGGGCGGCCATGTCTACAAGGTCACCGTCCGctccaagttagtgttgtttttttAGTTTCTAGTTGAACTGAAATGCCGTTCGTTTTATGTATTAATATGTCCGAACTTAAGTGAATTCCCGCATGTTTACATGAAATTTGTCCGGTTTTGTTCTAACCCGGTTTAAAATGTATGCGGGCATGGTTGAATGGCCAACTTCGACATCAGTGTGTCGTTTTACGAGTTTTAGGAGATGCCCTAATGTTTTTCTAAGAAGATTGACATCTGGAAACTAGTATTTTTTTCGTGAGCCCTGGCATGTACTCCCTTTGCTTCTTTTTATCCCGCGTATAAAGTTTGGTCGGGGTCAAACTACAcgaagtttgatcaaatttatataaaaaatatgaacatttacaatgctaaaactatatagtatgaaaatacatttcatggtgtatctgataatattgatttcatattgtgaatgctgatatttttaatataaagttaatcAAATTTTATAAAGCTTGATCTTGACCTAATATTTTATACGGGGACTAAAAAAACGGAGTGAGTACGCAGGGGAATAAAGCCGGCCTTTGGTTGGGCGAGCGATATCGCCCCTCGAAGCATCCGTCCTCCCtgttgtgctctctctctctctctctctctctctctccattgctCAGTACCATCccacctctctccctctcacctAAAAGTCTTGTGCCAGAGATTTGAAAAGATCACACAGACCACTAGCTTTTAGGCGCTTGCCTTGCCTGCGAATTGCTGTGAGCTGCTGAACACTTTGCCCAACCCTCCTTCTGCTCCATTTTCTAGGCAGCCATGGAAGCAGCAGATGAGGAGAAGCCCCTGCTTAATGCACAGACCAATCCTCAGGTAAATCTCTCGCCTCCTCTTCTTTTCTCTCATCGAGATGATCATGAGAGTAATCTCTTCAGTTAGGAGGAAGAATACGAGTAATTCCGATCTTCTCCATCCTGTGCAACTTAGATATTTTTGTACTGTACTGCAGGATGTAGGTTCAGAATATACCAGCGATGGTTCAGTCGATATCAACAAACGGCCTGCTCTGAAGGGAAGTACAGGCCGTTGGAGGGCATGCTACATGATTTTAGGTGATACTATCAAAATTCGGACAGCAATTCATGCAAACTGTACTCGTGTCCATCTACTCCTTTTCTTACATGCTACTTGAACGCATCCTAGGTGTTGAGTTCTGCGAATGCGTGGCCTTCTTCGCGGTCTCGAGGAACTTGGTAACCTATCTCACCACCGTGCTCCACGAAAGCAAAGTCGCCGCCGCGAGAAATGTCTCCGCCTGGGTCGGCGCCAGCTTCCTCACGCCGCTCATCGGAGCCTTCTTGGCCGACACCTACCTGGGAAGATACTGGACAATAGTTGCTTCCCTCCCAGTCCACATCCTTGTAAGTTCTAGTACACAAGATAACGATCAACAAACCTCTTAGTTGCAAGTTGCAACTCTGATAAACACTTGATTCTGTCAGGGAATGCTGGTCCTCGCAGTGTCAGCATCAGCCCCAGCATCTTCCTACAGCGGCGGCGAGGTTCATCGCACCATGGTGTACGCGGGGCTCTATCTCGCcgcgctcggcggcggcggcatcaAGCCCTGCACGTCGACCTTCGGGGCCGACCAGTTCGACGGCGCCGACCCGGCGGAGCTGGCCAAGAAGGGCTCCTTCTTCAACTGGTACTACTTCATGATCAACCTCAGCTCCCTCCTGTCGAGCACGCTGCTTGTCTGGCTGCAGGACAATGTCGGGTGGGGGGTCAGCTTCGCGATCCCGACGGCGCTCATGGCCTTGGCCCTCGCAGTGTTTCTTGGTGGCTCCAGGGTGTACAGGTTTAGAGAACCCACAGTGAGCCCCTTCACCAGCCTCTCCCAGGTGGTCGTCGCGGCCCTCAGCAAGTGGCGTATGCAGCTGCCGGACGACGTCTCCCTTTTCCACGAGCTCACCGGTTCGTCTGAATCAGGCCACATGATTCAGCATACGAGTCAGTTCAGGTACTTCAGATAATGTCTAGATGTTCATTTGGAAACAAACATTTGCACTGAGCCAACTATCCGATTGTAATCTTCAGATTCCTCGACAAGGCTGCCATGATGCTGCCCCACTCGGACAAAACACGCGTGGCGCCGCCGACGAGTTCTTGGAGGCTCTGCACGGTGACACAGGTCGAAGAGCTCAAGATACTGCTGCGGATGTTCCCCGTCTGGGCATCTTTCGTGATCTTCCACGCCGTCACCGGCCAGCTGTCGTCGACGTTCATCGAGCAGGGGATGGTCATGGACAACCGCGTCGGCGGGTTCGCCATCCCGCCCGCCTCCCTCTCCATCTTCGGCGTCTTCAGCGTGCTCGTCTGGGTGCCCGTCTACGAGACCGTGCTGGTGCCGCTCGCCCGGCGCTGCACCGGCAACGTCAAGGGCTTCTCGCAGACGCAGCGGCTCGGGGTCGGCTTCGCGCTGTCCGCGCTGACCATGGTCTACTCGGCGGCGCTCGAGACGAAGAGGCTGGCGGTCGCGCGAGCCAGCGGCCTGGCCGGGCAGAACGTGCCGGTGCCGATGAGCATCCTGTGGCAGGCGCCGTCGCACGTCCTGCACGGCGCGGCGGGGGCCTTCGCCGGCATCGGCATGACGGAGTTCTTCTACGACCAGGCCCCGTGCGCCATGAAGAGCCTCTGCGCGGCCTTCGCGCAGCTCTCGATCGCGTCCGGGTTCTACTTCAACACGGTTGTGCTCAGTGTCGTGGCGGCGGTCACCACGCGTGGCGGGGCGCCTGGGTGGATCCCAGACAACCTCAACGAAGGGCATCTCGACTATTTCTTCTGGATGATGGCTGCTCTCAGCTTACTCAACCTGGCGCAGTTTGTGCACTACTCCATGCGGTGTAGAGAGAAGACAGCTTCTTCACCCTAAATAGTGGACACTTGACACGAGTTTAAAGTTTAAATCCTTTTCTATATGATGATCACAATAAAGTAAGCCTCTTCCATCATAGTGATAGATAATcccaaatgataagtgccacaGTTTGCATGAAGCACTTCACCCTGACAGTTTTTACAACTAGATATCTGTACTGAAAAAATTTAGACCTATCAATCTGCATTGAACGGACATGCTAGATATCTATCCCGTCCCGTACAGTAAACGTCTCTTCGGCATTGAACAGGCACGGACAAATGAGACGCGACGCTGGCGGCGCTCGCGCGTTGCTTCAATGCCAGTGACAGTGAGGGCTGCGTCCGCTCCAGGGCGGCGTCAATGCAGAGCGACCCTACAGCgggatgaatgcgggcagctggcgccgggcaGGAAAGCATGCGAGCGAGGGAGAA
This portion of the Triticum dicoccoides isolate Atlit2015 ecotype Zavitan chromosome 7A, WEW_v2.0, whole genome shotgun sequence genome encodes:
- the LOC119333917 gene encoding protein NRT1/ PTR FAMILY 8.3-like, which produces MEAADEEKPLLNAQTNPQDVGSEYTSDGSVDINKRPALKGSTGRWRACYMILGVEFCECVAFFAVSRNLVTYLTTVLHESKVAAARNVSAWVGASFLTPLIGAFLADTYLGRYWTIVASLPVHILGMLVLAVSASAPASSYSGGEVHRTMVYAGLYLAALGGGGIKPCTSTFGADQFDGADPAELAKKGSFFNWYYFMINLSSLLSSTLLVWLQDNVGWGVSFAIPTALMALALAVFLGGSRVYRFREPTVSPFTSLSQVVVAALSKWRMQLPDDVSLFHELTGSSESGHMIQHTSQFRFLDKAAMMLPHSDKTRVAPPTSSWRLCTVTQVEELKILLRMFPVWASFVIFHAVTGQLSSTFIEQGMVMDNRVGGFAIPPASLSIFGVFSVLVWVPVYETVLVPLARRCTGNVKGFSQTQRLGVGFALSALTMVYSAALETKRLAVARASGLAGQNVPVPMSILWQAPSHVLHGAAGAFAGIGMTEFFYDQAPCAMKSLCAAFAQLSIASGFYFNTVVLSVVAAVTTRGGAPGWIPDNLNEGHLDYFFWMMAALSLLNLAQFVHYSMRCREKTASSP